A genomic region of Microlunatus sagamiharensis contains the following coding sequences:
- a CDS encoding P-loop NTPase fold protein: protein MRLPFGDDPIAQTEDDLLGRETLAEVLAAEVAALDARQGAVVAITGPWGSGKTSLMNLTAARLRDDPNVLSVVEFNPWLFSGAGSNRFRGLAGQVLS, encoded by the coding sequence GTGAGACTGCCGTTCGGTGACGATCCGATCGCCCAGACCGAAGACGACCTTCTTGGCCGCGAAACGCTTGCCGAGGTCCTCGCAGCCGAAGTCGCTGCACTCGACGCCCGACAAGGTGCCGTGGTCGCCATCACCGGCCCGTGGGGCAGCGGCAAGACATCTCTGATGAACCTCACGGCGGCTCGGCTGCGAGACGACCCCAACGTCCTCAGCGTCGTCGAGTTCAACCCCTGGCTGTTCTCGGGAGCCGGCAGCAATAGATTCAGGGGCCTCGCCGGCCAAGTCCTAAGTTAA